DNA from Desulfovibrio porci:
CGCCCACAGGCCCCAACCGCAGTGATGCCGCGCTTTCAGCGTGTGTATGAGCGCCAGGATGCTAGCCGGACGCGCCGTCTTTTTCTGCGTGGTCATAAGCGCTGACAATGGCTCCTACAAGGGGGTGACGCACGACGTCGGCCTTGCTGAAACGATGAACGGCAAGACCGGACACGTTATGCAGGATGCCCAGGGCGTGGATCAGGCCCGAACGCGGGCGGGCGCCGCCGGGCTGCATGGGCAGGTCGATCTGGGTGGTGTCGCCGGTGACCACCATGCGCGAGCCGAAGCCCATGCGGGTCAGGAACATTTTCATCTGCTCCTGGGTGGTGTTCTGGGCCTCATCCAGAATAATGAAGGCGTCGTTGAGGGTGCGGCCGCGCATGAACGCCAGAGGAGCCACTTCAATCGAACCCACCTCCATCATGGAAGCCACCTTGGGCTGGGGCATCATGTCGTGCAGGGCATCGTAGAGAGGCCGCAGATAGGGATTCACTTTCTCGGCCAGATCGCCGGGCAGGAAGCCCAGTCGTTCGCCCGCCTCCACCGCCGGCCGGGTCAGCACAATGCGTTTGACCCGGTGCTGCTGGAACATGGACAGGGCCATGGCCACTGCCAGATAGGTCTTGCCCGTGCCGGCCGGCCCCACGGCAAAAACCAGTTCATGCCGCCGCAGAAGCTCTAGATAAGTCTTCTGGGCCACGTTGCGCGCGGTGACGGTTTTGCGCGGCGTATTCACAAAAACGGCGTCGCGGAAGACCTGACCGAGATTCAGTCCGGGATCGGCCCTGAGCATATCGTATGCGCGGGTCATGTCCTGCTGGCTCAGCGTCAGGCCGCCGCGCAGCAGATCATAGAGTTGCACAAAGACGTTGCACAGGCTCCGGCGCACGTCCTGATCCGGACTCTCGATAAAGATGCTGGCTCCCCGGTTGCCGATACGCGCACCGCTGGCCGCGGCCAGCAGGTCTAGGTGGGCATTGTGGGGGCCGAAAAGCTGGTTGGCTAGGGCGGGGTCGTCAAACTCCACTGTCTCCAGCAAGGAGGAATGTACTGCCATAGGCCACCCCTAGCCTATTTCAGCGGGCCTGTCCATCTTTTCAAAAAACGCTTCCGCCCGCGGACGGGCCGGAATGCGAATTCTTGCCGCTTCTGGCCTGATATTTGCATAAAGTTTGCCGTGGCGGGCTCGCGCGCCGGGCACAGGTAAAATCTGCCGGGAGGAACCATGAGCATATCAGGCATCAACAATTACAATAACGTGCTGTTCCAGTGGCAGGGCCAGCAGTTGAAGGGTTCGACCTCAAGCGGCTCCAAAAGCTCTTCCTCCAGCAGCCTGGAGAGCCTTTTCGGCAACACCTCCATGACCAGCCAGCTTTCCAGCATGGTGGAACTGACCAAATACGCCATGGACGCCATGGGGCTCGGCAGCGACAGCCGGGTGACCTTCAACCAGATCACCAAATACCGTGAACAGTTACAGACCGAGTTCAGCAAGAGCGTCAAGGACGGTCTGGCCAACATGGGCATTTCGGACCTCGCGGGCCTGAGCTTCAGCCTGGATAAAAACGGCGCGCTGACCGCCGTGGGCGACAACGCTTCGGACAGAAAAGCCGTGCAGGCCTGGCTGGACGCCAATCCCGCCTTGGGCAAGGATCTGCGCAAAGCCCTGACTGAAGCGGGCATTGACGCCGAAGACGCTGTGGATCTGCGCGTCAGCGCGGCCGGCAAACTGAGCGTGATCAACACCACGTCCGATAATATCCAAGCCGCGCTGGACGGCAAGGCGAGCCTGAGCGCGGACCTGCGCGCGGCCCTGGAAAAACTGGGCGTCGATGTGAGCAAAGGCCTGAGCTTCCAATTTGACGATCAGGGCAATCTGGCCGTCAGCGGCGACGTGGAACAGGCCGAGGCCGTGAATCAGTGGCTGGCGGACAATCCAGAACTGGCCGACGCGGTCAAGGCGCAGTTGGAAAAGCGGAACGTGGACACCTCCGCCGTAAGCCTGCGCCTGGGCGGCGAGGGAAACGTCCAGATCAGCGTGAACAACGCCGAACTCAGCGACATTCAGGCCGTGCTGGACCAACAGGGCGCTGTGGGCAAAAAACTTCGTGACGGCCTGGATGGCCTGGGCGTCGACCCGAACATCAATTTTTCCATTCAGGTCAATGATGACGGCAGCGTGACCATCGTCAGCGACCACGCCGATCGCGACAAGGTGCAGCGCTTCTTTGACGAAAATCCCGATCTGGTCAAAAAATACCGGCAGATCGAGACGCTCTCCAGCATCGACGACGCCCGCAAGGCCATGCAGATCGCCCCTTCGGATATGCGCAAGCGCATTCAGATTGAATCCATGTCCGCCTGGTGGGCGGACTCCGGCAACGCCAATTCCTATTTCGGCAATTATTCCGGCGGCAATCTTTCCCTGCTGGCCGGACTGAACCTCAACGTTTAGCCGACTCCTCTCCTCCACTGCCAAAAGCGGGCCTGCCGACGACTATCGGCGGGCCCGCAGCGTTTTTAACAGGGCGAAACGGCGTTTTTACAGTTTTTTGCCCAGCAGTTCGTTGACCAGGGCGGGATTGGCTTTGCCCTTGGTGGCGCGCATGATCTGGCCCACAAAGAAACTGATCAGCTTGGTCTTGCCGCCCCTGTAGGCCTCCACTTCCGCCGGATTGGCGGCGATCACCGCGTCCACGGCGGCCTCCAGAGCCGAAGAATCGGAAATCTGCCCCAGGCCTTTTTCCTTCACGTAGGCTTCGGGCATGGCCCCGTTGCTGAACAGCTCGCCGAAAATATCGTTGGCGATTTTGGCGCTGATCAGCCCCTGGTCCACAATACGCACCAGTTCCGCCAGAGCCTCGGGCTTCATGCCCCATTGAGACGGATCGCCCGTGGCGACGCCGCGCACGTTGCATTCGCGCAGCAGCGGTCCCAGCATATAGTTGGCCACCTTGCGGGGATCGGCCTTTTGCGCGGCGGCCTCAAAAAAGTCGGCCAGCGCGCGGCTCTGCACCAGCACTTCCACCTCAGCCTCGGGCAGACCGGTCAGCTCCATGAAGCGGCGGGCGCGGGGCCGGGGCAGTTCCGGCAGTTCGGCCCGCCAGTTTTCCAGTTCATCAGCGCCGATTTCCACGGGCAGAAGGTCCGGGTCCGGAAAGTAGCGATAATCGTGGGCCTCTTCCTTGCTGCGCATGGAGGCGGTGAGATTCTTTACCGCGTCATAGAGGCGCGTTTCCTGCACCACCGTGTCGCCGTCATCCAGCACGTCCTGCTGACGGGCGATCTCAAATTCAATGGCCCGCTGGACATTACGGAAGGAATTGAGATTCTTGAGTTCGGTGCGCGTGCCGAAGGCCGCCGCGCCCACGGGCCGGAGGGAGACGTTGGCGTCGCAACGGAAGCTGCCCTCCTCCATATTGCCGTCGCAGACCCCCAGATACGTTACAATGCCGTACAGGGTCCTGAGATAGGCCACAGCCTCGGCGGCGGAACGCATGTCCGGCTCGGAAACGATCTCCACCAGCGGCGTGCCGGCGCGGTTCAGGTCCACATAGCTGACGTTTTCGCCCTGGGCGTGGATATTCTTGCCCGCGTCGTTTTCCATGTGGATGCGGGTGATGCCGATGCGCTTGCTTGCGCCGTCGACCTCGATGTCCAGATAGCCGTGCTCGCAGATGGGCAGGTCGAACTGGGAAATCTGGTAGCCCGAGGGCAGATCCGGATAAAAATAGTTTTTGCGGGCGAAAATGGAGCGGCGGTTGATGGCGCAATTGGTCGCCAGTCCTACCAGGGCGGCGTAGTGCACAGCTTGGCGGTTGGGCACGGGCAGCGCGCCGGGCATGCCCGCGCAGACTTCGCAGACATTGGTATTCGGCGGCCGGCCGAATCTGGTGGAACAGGAACAGAACAGCTTGGAGGCCGTTGCCAGTTGCACGTGCACTTCCAGGCCGATGACGGCTTCATAGGCGGCCATGATCTCAATCCACTCCCTGCGGCGGGAAGCCCGCCTCGTTTTTGTTGCTGCCGCGCTCAGCGGCCCGTGAGACGGCTGATGCTGGCGTCAAAATATTTGCCCACCCCGTATTCACCCCGACGGAAAAAGAGCCGGGGCTCAGGCCCGATAATCTGCATTTCGCGGTTTCTGGACTGCATGTCCAGAGCGATGCGCATTTCCTTGGTGCAGCCCGTGGAATAGGTGGAATCCTTGCCGGACCAGGCAGGCGGCACCTTGCGCCCCAGCAGGGCGAAGCTTTCCTCAATGTCCTCGACTGTCTGGAAACGCCAGACGTCAATGAGGCCGCTACGTTGCACCCGTTCCCACATGAACATCAGGTCATCCCCGTCCATGCCTTCCACAAAGTGCTCCGCCGGGTTGATAATCAGAATATTATCCATTTTTTTGCGCAGATTGTCCACAAAGGTTCGCGCCAGTGTCACGGCTATGTGCGTCTGTCCAGGGATGCTGCCGATGACGCAACTGTAAAACATGACCGAGCGCCCCTGGCTGCGGGCCTCGCGCATTTTTTTGATAATGGCGTCGGCCTGGATGGCGATGGCTTCCTCGCTGAATTTGCGCGCCTCCGGCGCGTGCCGCCGCAGTTCTATACGGAAACCGCTTTCGCTCCGCCAGTAGCAGATAATGTCGCGGGTGAACGCATGGCTGGTGCCCAGAAAAATGTCCGCCGCGCGCCAGCCTTTGCACAACACCACGTCGGCCTCTTTCCAGGCCCGGGAAAAGGTCACGGAAACCCGGTACAGGTTCAGACGCTCACGCGTGCCGTCGTCAATGATCACCATGCGGTGCTCGCGCAGATGCCGCAACAGATCGTTCTTGCCGATCTGGGTTTCACGCAACACAATGCCGCCGCGAAGCCAGCACTCCAGCGCGGG
Protein-coding regions in this window:
- the gatB gene encoding Asp-tRNA(Asn)/Glu-tRNA(Gln) amidotransferase subunit GatB, encoding MAAYEAVIGLEVHVQLATASKLFCSCSTRFGRPPNTNVCEVCAGMPGALPVPNRQAVHYAALVGLATNCAINRRSIFARKNYFYPDLPSGYQISQFDLPICEHGYLDIEVDGASKRIGITRIHMENDAGKNIHAQGENVSYVDLNRAGTPLVEIVSEPDMRSAAEAVAYLRTLYGIVTYLGVCDGNMEEGSFRCDANVSLRPVGAAAFGTRTELKNLNSFRNVQRAIEFEIARQQDVLDDGDTVVQETRLYDAVKNLTASMRSKEEAHDYRYFPDPDLLPVEIGADELENWRAELPELPRPRARRFMELTGLPEAEVEVLVQSRALADFFEAAAQKADPRKVANYMLGPLLRECNVRGVATGDPSQWGMKPEALAELVRIVDQGLISAKIANDIFGELFSNGAMPEAYVKEKGLGQISDSSALEAAVDAVIAANPAEVEAYRGGKTKLISFFVGQIMRATKGKANPALVNELLGKKL
- a CDS encoding PhoH family protein → MAVHSSLLETVEFDDPALANQLFGPHNAHLDLLAAASGARIGNRGASIFIESPDQDVRRSLCNVFVQLYDLLRGGLTLSQQDMTRAYDMLRADPGLNLGQVFRDAVFVNTPRKTVTARNVAQKTYLELLRRHELVFAVGPAGTGKTYLAVAMALSMFQQHRVKRIVLTRPAVEAGERLGFLPGDLAEKVNPYLRPLYDALHDMMPQPKVASMMEVGSIEVAPLAFMRGRTLNDAFIILDEAQNTTQEQMKMFLTRMGFGSRMVVTGDTTQIDLPMQPGGARPRSGLIHALGILHNVSGLAVHRFSKADVVRHPLVGAIVSAYDHAEKDGASG
- a CDS encoding F0F1 ATP synthase subunit delta; the protein is MSISGINNYNNVLFQWQGQQLKGSTSSGSKSSSSSSLESLFGNTSMTSQLSSMVELTKYAMDAMGLGSDSRVTFNQITKYREQLQTEFSKSVKDGLANMGISDLAGLSFSLDKNGALTAVGDNASDRKAVQAWLDANPALGKDLRKALTEAGIDAEDAVDLRVSAAGKLSVINTTSDNIQAALDGKASLSADLRAALEKLGVDVSKGLSFQFDDQGNLAVSGDVEQAEAVNQWLADNPELADAVKAQLEKRNVDTSAVSLRLGGEGNVQISVNNAELSDIQAVLDQQGAVGKKLRDGLDGLGVDPNINFSIQVNDDGSVTIVSDHADRDKVQRFFDENPDLVKKYRQIETLSSIDDARKAMQIAPSDMRKRIQIESMSAWWADSGNANSYFGNYSGGNLSLLAGLNLNV